A single region of the Ciconia boyciana unplaced genomic scaffold, ASM3463844v1 HiC_scaffold_38, whole genome shotgun sequence genome encodes:
- the SUPT16H gene encoding FACT complex subunit SPT16 isoform X1, producing the protein MALSLDREAYYRRLRRLYGSWQKGEEEYGGVDAIVVAVGVDEEIVYAKSTALQTWLFGYELTDTIMVFCEEKILFMASKKKVEFLKQVAHSKGGESANGVPAITLLVREKNESNKANFEKMIEALKASKGGKRIGVFSKDKFPGDFMKSWNDCLSKEGFEKVDISAVVAYTMAAKEDGELNLMRKAAAITSEVFTKFFKERVMEIVDADEKVRHSKLAESVEKAIEEKKYLAGADPSAVEMCYPPIIQSGGNYNLKFSVVSDKNHMHFGAITCAMGIRYKSYCSNLVRTLMVDPPQEMQDHYAFLLQLQEEMLKEMRHGTKLCDVYGAVMDVVKKQKPELLSKITKNLGFAMGIEFREGSLVINSKNQHRLKKGMVFSINVGFSDLTNKEGKKPEERTYAMFIGDTVLVDEEGPATVLTAVKKKVKNVGIFLKNEDEEEEEEEKDEAEDLLGRSSRAALLTERTRNELTAEEKRRAHQKELAAQLNEEARRRLTEQKGEQQIQKARKSNISYKNPALMPKEPHIREMKIYIDKKYETVIMPVFGIATPFHIATIKNISMSVEGDYTYLRINFYCPGSALGRNEGNIFPNPEATFVKEITYRASNMKTPGEQTVPAVNLQNAFRIIKEVQKRYKTREAEEKEKEGIVKQDSLVINLNRSNPKLKDLYIRPNIAQKRMQGSLEAHVNGFRFTSVRGDKVDILYNNIKHAVFQPCDGEMIIVLHFHLKNAIMFGKKRHTDVQFYTEVGEITTDLGKHQHMHDRDDLYAEQMEREMRHKLKTAFKNFIEKVEALTKEELEFEVPFRELGFNGAPYRSTCLLQPTSSALVNCTEWPPFVVTLDEVELIHFERVQFHLKNFDMVIVYKDYSKKVTMINAIPVASLDPIKEWLNSCDLKYTEGVQSLNWTKIMKTIVDDPEGFFEQGGWSFLEPEGEVLQVVPTPWCPHPWCPHRLLLVVPRAVTRRWASPSRRWRTRPSTLRRRTTRRRRRTAMKITPPRPRSQNIPRSPWAARKRAAKTGTSWKKKPEKPTGRVSTRRRRSTAAAGRGRLPPAGAPTPATRGPPKRRGSRGPPHPHPTPRHFGGPPEKNRGGSSVEFWGPPGTIWRCFPPKVGVLLKSWGSP; encoded by the exons AACGAGAGCAACAAAGCCAACTTTGAGAAGATGATCGAAGCCCTGAAGGCCAGCAAGGGCGGGAAGCGCATCGGGGTCTTCAGCAAGGACAAGTTCCCCGGGGACTTCATGAAGAGCTGGAACGACTGTCTCAGCAAGGAGGGCTTCGAGAAG GTGGACATCAGCGCCGTGGTGGCCTACACCATGGCGGCCAAAGAAGATGGGGAACTCAACTTGATGCGCAAGGCGGCCGCCATCACCTCCGAGGTCTTCACCAAGTTCTTCAAGGAACGGGTGATGGAGATCGTCGACGCCGATGAG AAAGTCCGGCACAGCAAATTGGCCGAGTCGGTGGAGAAGGCCATCGAGGAGAAAAAGTATCTGGCGGGGGCCGACCCCTCGGCGGTGGAGATGTGTTACCCCCCCATCATCCAGAGCGGTGGCAACTACAACCTCAAGTTCAGCGTCGTCAG TGACAAGAACCACATGCACTTCGGGGCCATCACCTGCGCCATGGGCATCCGTTACAAGTCCTACTGCTCCAACCTGGTGAGGACCTTGATGGTGGACCCACCTCAGGAGATGCAGGACCACTACGCCTTCCTCCTTCAGCTCCAGGAGGAGATGTTGAAGGAGATGCGACACG gaACCAAGCTCTGCGACGTCTACGGCGCCGTGATGGACGTGGTGAAGAAGCAGAAGCCGGAGTTGTTGAGCAAGATCACCAAGAATTTGGG CTTCGCCATGGGCATCGAGTTCAGGGAGGGTTCCTTGGTCATCAACAGCAAGAACCAACACCGGCTGAAGAAGG GCATGGTCTTCAGCATCAACGTCGGCTTCTCCGACTTGACCAACAAGGAAGGCAAGAAGCCGGAGGAGAGGACCTACGCCATGTTCATCGGGGACACCGTCCTGGTGGATGAG gagGGTCCCGCCACCGTCCTCACCGCCGTCAAGAAGAAGGTCAAGAACGTCGGCATCTTCCTCAAG AACGAAGAcgaggaggaagaagaagaagaaaaagacgAAGCCGAAGATCTTCTCGGCCGCAGCTCCCGGGCGGCTCTGCTGACCGAGAGGACGCGG AACGAGCTGACGGCGGAGGAGAAGCGCCGAGCCCACCAGAAGGAGTTGGCGGCTCAACTCAACGAAGAGGCCCGCCGGCGGTTGACGGAGCAGAAGGGCGAGCAGCAGATCCAAAA GGCTCGCAAGTCCAACATCTCCTACAAGAACCCGGCCTTGATGCCCAAGGAGCCCCACATCCGGGAGATGAAGATCTACATCGACAAGAAGTACGAGACCGTCATCATGCCCGTCTTCGGCATCGCCACCCCTTTCCACATCGCCACCATCAAG AACATCAGCATGTCGGTGGAAGGTGACTACACCTACCTACGCATCAACTTCTACTGCCCGGGCAGCGCCTTGGGACGCAACGAGGGCAACATCTTCCCCAACCCCGAGGCCACCTTCGTCAAGGAGAT CACCTACCGTGCGTCCAACATGAAGACCCCGGGCGAGCAGACGGTGCCGGCGGTCAACCTTCAAAACGCTTTTCGGATCATCAAGGAGGTCCAGAAACGCTACAAGACCCGAGAAgctgaggagaaggagaaggag GGTATCGTCAAGCAAGACTCGTTGGTCATCAACCTCAACCGCAGCAACCCCAAGTTGAAGGACCTCTACATCCGTCCCAACATCGCCCAGAAGAGGATGCAGGGTTCCTTGGAGGCCCACGTCAACG GTTTCCGCTTCACCTCGGTGCGTGGAGACAAGGTGGACATCCTCTACAACAACATCAAGCACGCCGTCTTCCAACCTTGCGACGGGGAGATGATCATCGTGCTCCACTTCCATCTCAAG AACGCCATCATGTTTGGGAAGAAACGTCACACGGACGTCCAGTTCTACACGGAGGTCGGGGAGATCACCACCGACTTGGGCAAACACCAACACATGCACGACCGCGACGACCTCTACGCCGAGCAG ATGGAACGGGAGATGCGCCACAAGCTGAAGACGGCCTTCAAGAACTTCATCGAGAAGGTGGAAGCGCTCACCAAGGAGGAGCTGGAGTTCGAGGTGCCCTTCCGGGAGCTGGG CTTCAACGGCGCCCCGTACCGCAGCACCTGCCTTCTCCAACCCACCAGCAGCGCCTTGGTCAACTGCACCGAGTGG ccccccttCGTGGTGACCTTGGACGAGGTGGAGCTGATCCACTTCGAGCGGGTCCAGTTCCACCTGAAGAACTTCGACATGGTCATCGTCTACAAGGACTACAGCAAGAAGGTCACCATGATCAACGCCATCCCCGTCGCCTCCCTTGACCCAATCAAGGAGTGGCTCAA ctcttgCGACCTCAAGTACACGGAGGGCGTCCAGTCCCTCAACTGGACCAAGATCATGAAGACCATCGTGGATGACCCCGAGGGCTTCTTCGAGCAGGGGGGATGGTCCTTCCTGGAGCCCGAGGGCGAG GTTCTCCAGGTTGTCCCCACCCCTTGGTGTCCCCACCCTTGGTGTCCCCACCGCCTCCTCCTGGTTGTCCCCAGGGCAGTGACGCGGAGGTGGGCGAGTCCGAGTCGGAGATGGAGGACGAGACCTTCAACCCTTCGGAGGAGGACtacgaggaggaggaggaggacagcgATGAAGATTACTCCTCCGAGGCCGAGGAGTCAG AATATTCCAAGGAGTCCCTGGGCAGCGAGGAAGAGAGCGGCAAAGACTGGGACGAGCTGGAAGAAGAAGCCCGAAAAG CCGACCGGGAGAGTCAGtacgaggaggaggaggagcacgGCCGCAGCCGGAAGAGGAAGGCTCCCGCCGGCCGGGGCGCCCACCCCCGCAACCCGGGGCCCCccaaaaagaagaggaagtaggggacccccccacccccaccccaccccgagACATTTTGGGGGGCCCCCGGAAAAAAATCGGGGGGGGTCCTCTGTGgaattttggggtccccccggaACAATTTGGAGATGTTTCCCCCCGAAAGTTGGGGTTCTCCTCAAAAGTTGGGGTTCTCCTTAA